The nucleotide sequence CGTACACCTGGCCGGGCGGGACGCGGAAGCCCTCGGTCACCAGCTTGAAGTGGTGGATCAGGGACTCCATCGAGGTGCCCATGATGGTGCGGATGTGGTCGAGCGAGTTGCCGAGGCCGTCGGGGCCGAGGGCGAGTTGCGCGGGCCACGCGATCTTCTTGTCCTCGACCATGACCGGGCCGGGCTTGAGCCGGTCCAGGCACTGTTCGACGATCTTGAGGGATTCCTTCATCTCCGCGATGCGGATCAGGTAGCGGCCGTACGCGTCGCAGGTGTTCTCGGTCGGGACGTCGAACTCGTAGTTCTGGTAGCCGAAGTACGGCTGTGTCTTGCGCAGGTCGTGGGGCAGCCCGGCGGAGCGCAGGCACGGGCCGGTGACGCCGAGGGCCATGCAGCCGGTCAGGTCGAGGTAGCCGATGCCCTCGGTGCGGCCCTTGAAGATCGGGTTGTCGTTGAGCAGTGCCTCGTATTCGCGGATGCGGCCGGGCAGTACCTCGACGAGTTCGCGGATCTTGTCGACCGCGCCGGGGGGCAGGTCCTGCGCGAGGCCGCCCGGCCGGATGTACGCGTGGTTCATGCGCAGGCCGGTGACCATCTCGAAGACGTCGAGGATGAGTTCGCGGTCGCGGAAGCCGAACGTCATGACGGTGAGCGCGCCGATCTCCATGCCGCCGGTCGCGAGGCAGACCATGTGCGACGAGATGCGGTTGAGCTCCATGAGCAGGACGCGGATGACGTTGGCGCGGTCCGGGACCTGGTCGGCGATGCCGAGCAGCTTCTCGACGCCGAGGCAGTAGGCGGCCTCGTTGTGCAGCGGCGTGAGGTAGTCCATGCGCGTCACGAAGGTGACGCCCTGGGTCCAGGACCGGAATTCGAGGTTTTTCTCGATGCCGGTGTGCAGGTAGCCGATGCCGCAGCGGGCCTCGGTGACCGTCTCGCCGTCCATCTCCAGGATGAGCCGGAGCACGCCGTGGGTGGACGGGTGTTGCGGGCCCATGTTGACGACGATGCGCTCGTCGGCGTCGGCGGCGGCCTGCACCACCTCGTCCCAGTCGGATCCGGTGACGGTGTAGACGCGGCCCTCGGTGGTCTCGCGGGCCGGGGCTTCCTGCGTTCCCCGAGCGGTGTCCCGGGTGTTCGTCGTGTCGGCCATCAGCTGTACGACCTCCGCTGGTCGGGCGGCGGAATCTGGGCGCCCTTGTACTCGACGGGCACGCCGCCGAGCGGGTAGTCCTTTCGTTGCGGGTGTCCGGGCCAGTCGTCCGGCATGAGAATGCGGGTCAGCGCCGGGTGTCCGTCGAAGACGATGCCGAAGAAGTCGTACGTCTCGCGCTCGTGCCAGTCGAGCGTCGGATACACCTTCGTCAGCGAGGGCACGTGCGGGTCCGCGTCGGGGGCGGCGACCTCGACGCGGAGCTGCCGGTTGTGGGTGATCGAGCGCAGGTGGTAGACGGCGTGCAGCTCGCGGCCGGTGTCGGTCGGGTAGTGCACGCCGCTGACGCCGCTGCACAGTTCGAAGCGCAGCGCGGCGTCGTCGCGCAGGGTGCGGGCGACCTGCGGGAGGCTGTCGCGGCGGACGTGGAACGTGAGTTCGCCGCGGTCGACGACGACGCGTTCGACGGCGTCGTCGAATTCGATGCCGGCCTCCTCGAGGGCGCCGGTCAGCTCGTCCGCGACGATGTCGAACTCGCCTTCGCGGCGGCCGTCTTCGTCGGTCGGGTCGCTCTCCGGGCCGCCGTACGGCCGGGTCGCGGCGGGTGGGAGCGCGACGGTGCGGACGAGGCGTCCGTAGCCCGACGTGTCGCCGGAGCCCTTCGCGCCGAACATGCCGTGGCGGACGTCCAGGACCTCGGCCGCGCCCGCTTCGTTTTCGTCGCGCCGGACGGGAACCCCGGAGCCGTTCTGTGCGTCACTCACCGCAACAGCCCCCTGTCCTCGGGCGAACGCAGCATCTCGATGGTGGGGACGGCCGTCAGGGCGGCTTGTTCCGCCGCGCGGGCGGCCTGTTCGCGGTTCACGCCGAGCGGCGTGTTCTGCACCTGCTCGTGCAGCTTGAGGATCGCGTCCATCAGCATCTCCGGGCGCGGCGGGCAGCCGGGGAGGTAGATGTCGACCGGGACGATGTGGTCGACACCCTGCACGATCGCGTAGTTGTTGAACATGCCGCCGGAGGACGCGCAGACCCCCATCGACAGCACCCACTTCGGCGCGGCCATCTGGTCGTAGATCTGCCGCAGCACGGGCGCCATCTTCTGGCTCACGCGCCCGGCGACGATCATCAGGTCGGCCTGCCGCGGCGACGCGCGGAAGACCTCCATGCCGAACCGCGCGAGGTCGTACCGCCCCGCGCCGGTCGCCATCATCTCGATCGCGCAGCACGCGAGCCCGAAGGTGGCCGGCCAGAACGAACTCTTGCGGAAGTAGCCGGCGAGATCTTCGACCGTGCTGAGCAGGAAGCCGCTGGGCAGCTTCTCCTCAATACCCATCGGATGGCCCCTCCTGGATCACCTGGAACACCTGGATCCCTGCCTCAGTGCCTGCGGTGTGCGGATCAGTCCCACTCGAGGCCGCCGCGGCGCCAGATGTAGGCGTACGCGACGAACACGGTGAGGATGAACAGGGCCATCTCGACGAGACCGAAGATGCCGAGGGAGTCGAAGTAGACGGCCCACGGATAGAGGAAGACGATCTCGATGTCGAAGATGATGAAGAGCATCGCCGTCAGGTAGTACTTCACCGGGAAGCGCCCGCCGCCCATGGGCTGCGGTGTCGGCTCGATACCGCACTCGTACGCCTCCAACTTGGCCCGGTTGTACCGCTTGGGCCCGGTCAGTGCACCGGCGACGAGGGAGATCACACCGAACGCGGCGGCGATGCCGCCGAGCACGAGAATCGGCGCGTACAGGTTCATGCCGCACTGCTCCCTTCCGTCCATCGGGCCCGGTCACACCCACCCGCTTGTGAGCATGTGACCAGGTTCACAAGCACCCGGAACGGCGCCGATCCTACGCCCCTCGTCTTGTGATCTGCGACACGGGTGCTATTCGATCTTGTTGTGATCTTCACCACCTGATGATCGTTCAGAAACGATCATGCACAAACAGGTTGCGACGCAGCGCACGCTTTCGGACACGCTCAGCGCGCAAACCAACCCGGCGGATGCCGATTCGAGGAACGGTCTATATCACCGGATTTGGCGGATCATCAAATTTGATCAAGATCACGGTCTCGTGTTAGTGAACGGACCCTCGCGGGGCATCGGGCACCACGCGTGACCTTGGGGTTTCCTGTCACACGCGAATCAAACCCACGGAATGAAAAGCGAGTTGGGCGGGCGGGGCGGCGAACGGGCGCGTGGGGGAGGCGGGGCACGCGGGAACTCCCCGTCGACGCGTGACCGCGGTCGGCGCCGCGTCCGGCCGCCGCGTCGCCTATCCGGCCGCGTCGAGTGCGGCCAGCGCGCGTTCGAACGCGGCTTGGGCACGGTCGTCGAAGAGGACGAACCGGGCCTCGGTGACGCGGGTGTCCGTGTCCCGCACCGTCGTGAGCGCGATGCGGGCCGCGTCGTCGATCGGCCAGCGGTACACGCCGGTCGAGACGGCCGGGAACGCCACGCTGCGCGCGCCCAGTTCGTCCGCGACGCGCAGGGACTCGCGGTAGCACGACGCGAGTACGGCCGAGCGGTCCTCGGAGGCCGACCACACCGGGCCGACGGTGTGGATCACCCACCGCGCGTCCAGCCGCCCCGCCGTCGTCGCGACCGCCTGTCCGGCCGGCAGCCCGCGCCCGTAGTGGGACGCGCGCAGGGCCCGGCACGCCTCCAGGATCTCGGGGCCGCCCCGGCGGTGGACCGCCCCGTCGACGCCGCCACCGCCGAGCAGCGACGAGTTCGCGGCGTTGACGATCGCGTCGACGGATTCGTGGGTGATGTCGCCCCGTACCAGCGTGATCCCGACCATGGCCGCCACGCTATGCGGCGGGCGTCCTCCGCCGCGAACGCGGAGTGACGGGACCGGGCCGCGCCTCGTACGCGAATCCGGCCTCCGACCGCCGAATTCCGGCCGCGCCCATCTGCCCGGTCGGCCGAAAACCGACGTCGTGCCGCACGCCGCGCCCGCACTCCCGAACTCGGCCGCGAGAGTTGCATTTTCCCTCGCCAAATCCGTTACGCAGGCGAACCCTCATGAGTCATCATGGAGTTCCGGCTCCTCGTGGGTCGTGGCGTCATCGCAGGTCATCGTCGTTGTCCAGCACACTCAGCACACCTGTGTCGCCATTTCGGCGATCTTCCCCGACGTTCGCCGCGCCCTCGTCCGAGACTCCCCGCGTACGGCCGCTCCCACGGCCGCACTTGCGGCTTATGTCGCATGGGCCGGAGGCGGTGCCGACGTCGCGTTTCCGTATTTTTTCCGTCACTGCGATTCCGGGCGAGGGGGCGGTTTCGGCATGGTCGAACTCGCGGTCGTGATCCCTTACTTCAATCCGGCGGGCTACGTTTCCCATGAGCGGAAGCTGGCCCGCACTCTTGCCGCGTTCCGGGCGGTCGGCCTGGCCGGGGACGTGCATCTCACCGGGGCCGGCGGCAGCCGTCCCCTCGACGCGCAGGTGGCGTTCTGGGACGCCGACTGCCCCTATCTCTGGCACAAGGAACGCCTGATCAACCTCGCCGTCTCCCGGCTGCCCGCGCGGTACACCCATGTCGTGTGGTCCGACAGCGACATCATCGTCGACGAGGACTGGGCGGACGCCGTCGCCGACGCGTTCCGCACCGCGGCGGTGGTGCAGTGCTTTCGCACCGCCCGCTACCGCGACACGGCCGGCCACGTCTCCATGACCCGCTCCAGCGCGCTGCTCCCCGGCGAGCGCGGCGCGATGGGCCTCGTCTGGGGCGCCGACCGCTCGCTGTTCGCCGACGGCCCGGGCCTGTTCGAACACGCCGTGGTCGGCGGGGGCGATTCGATTCTCGGACGGGCGATCCGGGTCGACCACAAGACCCCGTCCGTCCCCTGGCTCGCCCGCCACCGCCACATGCTGTCCCGCACATGGTCGCCCGAACTCCTCGCCGAACAGGACGCCTGGGTCGCGGCCACCGCCCACTGGCTCACCGACCGGGGGGTCGCGGCTGCCGCCGCCGACATCCAGGTCCTGGAACACGGCCCGCGCGCCCAACGCCGGTACAACGACCGCCACGCCCTCCTCGCCGACTTCTCCCCCGCCGATCACCTCGTCGACGAACCCGGCCGCGTCCTCCGGTGGACCCCCGCCGCCGCCGACCTCGAACCCGCCGTCCGCGCCTACTTCCACAGCCGAGGCGAGGACGACCCGAGCCACATTCCGGCCCCCGACATCCCCGCCGCCCACGCCGCGGAGTCCGCCGCCTGACCACCCGTCCCCTCATCCGGCCCGGGGAGGGGCGGCGCTCGCGCGGGCGCTGTCTCTCCCTCCGACCGGATGAGACGATTGCTTATGTATCTGCGGCTCACGGCCATGGATTCATCTCATCCACGGCGGTCCAATGGAGGCATGACCTCCACCGACAGCGCCTCCCGCAGCCGTACCGGCCACGACGCCCTGCTGATCGCCTCGATCGTCCTCACCGCGCTGATGGCGGGCGTGCACTTCTGCTTCTCCGTCGCGATCGTCCCCGGGCTCGACGGGGCCGACGACCGCACCTACATCGACGTGATGCAGCGGATCAACGAGAAGATCGAGAACCCGGTCTTCTTCCTCGCGTTCTTCGGCGCCTTCCTCGTACCGCTCGCGGCCGTCTTCGCGCAGCGGCGCCGCGGCGGGGGCGCCGTCCCGCGGTGGATCACCGCGGGGTTGGTCCTGTACGCGCTGAGCGCCGTGACCACGATCGCGTTCAACATCCCGCTCAACGAGACCCTGCACGACGCGGGGGATCCGGCGGCGATCGCCGACCCGCACGCCGTACGCGCCGACTTCGAAGACCCGTGGGTGGCCTGGAACATCGTCCGCACGGTGTTGTCCACAGCGGCCGTGGGCGCCCTGGCGTACGCGGCGCTCCTCCGGGGGCGGGCGACGCGCACCCACGGCGGATGAGCCGCGGCCGAGGGAAGGCGGGCGCCCGCGGGCCCGCCTTCCCTCGGTCTCACGCGGGCGTCGCGTCGTCCCGCGCGCGTTCCGCGTCCTCCGCCGACAGCAGCCCGGCACGGATCAGCAGCCGCAGCCACGTGTCGGCGTACCGGCCCTTGCGGTCCCTGCGCACGCGCGCGCCCGGGCCCAACACCGTGTCGACCAGCCGCACGTAGCCCGGGCCCAGCACCATGTCGTTGAAGAACGCGGCGATGCCGGGGGCCAGTTCCGGGAACTCGACGTCGGCGTCGGGGGTGCGGCACAGCCACATGTAGTCGTCGGATGCCAGGAAGTAGACGACGCCGTCGTCGGTGTCCATGACCACGCGTTCCCCATACACGGACATCTCGGGCACCCGGGCGGTGCTCACCAACTCCCGGCCCACGGTGAGCGGGTCGCCCATCGGGCAGTCGTCCACCCGCTCCCGCGCCGCCCACGCCGCGGGGCCCAGCACCTCGTCCGGCCGCACGAACCGGAAGTACGTCCCCTCCAGCCTGCCCACCACGCCGAAGACGTCCGCGACTTCCTCCGGCAACCCGGGAATCGCCTCGACCGGCCCGGTCGGCGCCTCGACCACCACCCCGGCGCCGGGCTCGTCCGCGACGCGCCGAAGGAGCGCGAGCTTCTCCCGGATCTCCCCGACGACCGAGCGCGAGACAGCGTCCATCGGCTCACTCTACGCCGGGCGGACGCCCCCCGCGCCGGCCGCGTTCGCGGCGGACAAGTGCCGCCCCCGGCACGGGACTTCGTGTCTCGTTCCCACGACTACCCCCAGGTTGTCCACAGGCCTGTGGACAACCGAATGGCGCCGG is from Yinghuangia sp. ASG 101 and encodes:
- a CDS encoding NADH-quinone oxidoreductase subunit D, with protein sequence MADTTNTRDTARGTQEAPARETTEGRVYTVTGSDWDEVVQAAADADERIVVNMGPQHPSTHGVLRLILEMDGETVTEARCGIGYLHTGIEKNLEFRSWTQGVTFVTRMDYLTPLHNEAAYCLGVEKLLGIADQVPDRANVIRVLLMELNRISSHMVCLATGGMEIGALTVMTFGFRDRELILDVFEMVTGLRMNHAYIRPGGLAQDLPPGAVDKIRELVEVLPGRIREYEALLNDNPIFKGRTEGIGYLDLTGCMALGVTGPCLRSAGLPHDLRKTQPYFGYQNYEFDVPTENTCDAYGRYLIRIAEMKESLKIVEQCLDRLKPGPVMVEDKKIAWPAQLALGPDGLGNSLDHIRTIMGTSMESLIHHFKLVTEGFRVPPGQVYAAIESPKGELGVHMVSDGGTRPYRVHYRDPSFTNLQAMAAMCEGGQVADVIVAVASIDPVMGGVDR
- a CDS encoding NADH-quinone oxidoreductase subunit C, whose protein sequence is MSDAQNGSGVPVRRDENEAGAAEVLDVRHGMFGAKGSGDTSGYGRLVRTVALPPAATRPYGGPESDPTDEDGRREGEFDIVADELTGALEEAGIEFDDAVERVVVDRGELTFHVRRDSLPQVARTLRDDAALRFELCSGVSGVHYPTDTGRELHAVYHLRSITHNRQLRVEVAAPDADPHVPSLTKVYPTLDWHERETYDFFGIVFDGHPALTRILMPDDWPGHPQRKDYPLGGVPVEYKGAQIPPPDQRRSYS
- a CDS encoding NuoB/complex I 20 kDa subunit family protein, which produces MGIEEKLPSGFLLSTVEDLAGYFRKSSFWPATFGLACCAIEMMATGAGRYDLARFGMEVFRASPRQADLMIVAGRVSQKMAPVLRQIYDQMAAPKWVLSMGVCASSGGMFNNYAIVQGVDHIVPVDIYLPGCPPRPEMLMDAILKLHEQVQNTPLGVNREQAARAAEQAALTAVPTIEMLRSPEDRGLLR
- a CDS encoding NADH-quinone oxidoreductase subunit A, giving the protein MNLYAPILVLGGIAAAFGVISLVAGALTGPKRYNRAKLEAYECGIEPTPQPMGGGRFPVKYYLTAMLFIIFDIEIVFLYPWAVYFDSLGIFGLVEMALFILTVFVAYAYIWRRGGLEWD
- a CDS encoding O-acetyl-ADP-ribose deacetylase, with amino-acid sequence MVGITLVRGDITHESVDAIVNAANSSLLGGGGVDGAVHRRGGPEILEACRALRASHYGRGLPAGQAVATTAGRLDARWVIHTVGPVWSASEDRSAVLASCYRESLRVADELGARSVAFPAVSTGVYRWPIDDAARIALTTVRDTDTRVTEARFVLFDDRAQAAFERALAALDAAG
- a CDS encoding anthrone oxygenase family protein — protein: MTSTDSASRSRTGHDALLIASIVLTALMAGVHFCFSVAIVPGLDGADDRTYIDVMQRINEKIENPVFFLAFFGAFLVPLAAVFAQRRRGGGAVPRWITAGLVLYALSAVTTIAFNIPLNETLHDAGDPAAIADPHAVRADFEDPWVAWNIVRTVLSTAAVGALAYAALLRGRATRTHGG